A genomic window from Brassica oleracea var. oleracea cultivar TO1000 chromosome C8, BOL, whole genome shotgun sequence includes:
- the LOC106307590 gene encoding protein BRASSINAZOLE-RESISTANT 2-like, translated as MTSEGAMLTSAAAMATRRKPSWRERENNRRRERKRRAVAAKIYNGLRVQGNFNLPRHCDNNEVLKALCSEAGWVVEEDGTTYRKGHKPLPDDMAGSSSRATPYSSYNQSPFESPILSYQVSPSSSAFPSPSRSGDTHNISTIFPFLRNGGINPSSLPPLRISNSAPVTPPVSSPPSRNPKPLPTWESLTKQTMANAARQSVSSFNYPFYAVSAPTSPTHHRQFNAPATIPECNESDSSTIDSGHWISFQKFSQQPFHGGSSVSPSPTFNLVKPPLPQQLSPNTSAAQEIGQNSQVKPWEGERIHDVAMEDLELTLGNSKDRS; from the exons ATGACGTCTGAGGGAGCGATGTTGACGTCCGCAGCAGCGATGGCGACGAGACGGAAGCCGTCGTGGAGAGAGAGGGAGAACAATAGGAGGAGGGAGAGGAAAAGAAGAGCTGTAGCGGCGAAGATTTATAACGGTCTCAGAGTTCAAGGTAACTTCAATCTTCCCAGGCATTGTGACAACAATGAAGTGCTTAAAGCTCTGTGTTCCGAAGCTGGTTGGGTGGTCGAAGAGGACGGAACCACTTATCGCAAG GGACATAAGCCTCTTCCTGATGACATGGCTGGATCATCTTCTCGTGCCACTCCTTACTCTTCTTATAACCAAAGTCCTTTTGAAAGTCCCATACTTTCTTACCAAGTCAGCCCGTCATCTTCTGCATTCCCGAGCCCTTCTCGTAGTGGCGACACACACAACATCTCCACCATCTTCCCTTTCCTCAGGAACGGTGGGATTAATCCTTCATCGCTTCCTCCACTTAGAATCTCAAACAGTGCTCCTGTCACTCCACCTGTCTCATCCCCACCTTCTAGAAACCCTAAGCCATTACCCACTTGGGAGTCTCTTACCAAACAGACCATGGCCAATGCTGCTAGACAATCAGTGTCATCTTTTAACTACCCGTTCTACGCTGTATCTGCACCAACGAGCCCCACTCATCATCGCCAGTTCAATGCACCGGCTACTATACCTGAATGTAATGAGTCTGACTCTTCCACTATTGATTCGGGTCATTGGATAAGCTTTCAAAAGTTCTCACAACAGCCGTTCCATGGCGGCTCTTCAGTTTCACCCTCTCCAACCTTCAATCTTGTCAAACCTCCCTTACCACAACAATTATCTCCAAACACTTCAGCAGCCCAAGAGATTGGTCAAAACAGCCAAGTTAAGCCATGGGAAGGGGAGAGGATCCATGATGTGGCTATGGAGGATCTTGAGCTCACACTTGGGAACTCTAAAGATCGTAGCTGA
- the LOC106307798 gene encoding uncharacterized protein LOC106307798 isoform X2, whose amino-acid sequence MLETAYSSGLRKIQSFCCGESSSEEELSVLPRHTKVVVTGNNRTKSVLVGLQGVVKKAVGLGGWHWLVLTNGIEVKLQRNALSVIEAPTGNEDDDDLDFDNTQGNGSDMIFSFPASEDTRKPHKSKQRRQRSSRSSHKTMSWSLSSDSQSKSSGFTPPQNMVDLSKLDMPTLLKYWRHFNLADAIPNPSKEQLIDLVQRHFMSQQMDELQVVVGFVQAAKRMKKACKLQSKEARNTDLNCIS is encoded by the exons ATGTTGGAAACTGCGTATAGCTCAGGATTACGGAAGATACAGAGCTTTTGTTGCGGGGAGAGCAGTAGCGAGGAGGAGCTATCGGTATTGCCACGTCATACGAAAGTGGTGGTGACTGGAAACAACCGTACGAAATCGGTGCTTGTTGGACTCCAAGGTGTTGTTAAAAAAGCTGTCGGTCTCGGTGGTTGGCATTGGCTG GTATTAACAAATGGGATAGAAGTGAAGTTGCAGAGGAATGCACTTAGTGTCATTGAAGCTCCTACTGGAAACGAAGATGACGATGATCTTGATTTCGATAACACGCAGGGGAATGGTTCTGATATGA TTTTTTCTTTTCCAGCATCTGAGGACACACGTAAGCCTCATAAGTCGAAGCAAAGAAGGCAGAGATCATCGCGGTCATCTCACAAGACCATGAGCTGGTCTCTATCATCTGACTCACAATCAAAAAGCTCGGGTTTTACTCCTCCTCAAAACATG GTTGATCTTAGCAAACTAGACATGCCTACTTTACTGAAATATTGGCGACATTTCAACCTC GCGGATGCAATTCCAAATCCATCAAAGGAACAACTAATTGACCTTGTTCAGAGACACTTTATGTCTCAG CAAATGGATGAGCTTCAAGTTGTTGTGGGGTTCGTACAAGCAGCCAAGAGAATGAAGAAAGCGTGCAAGCTCCAATCAAAAGAAGCCAGAAACACTGATCTTAACTGCATCAGCTAA
- the LOC106307798 gene encoding uncharacterized protein LOC106307798 isoform X1, producing MLETAYSSGLRKIQSFCCGESSSEEELSVLPRHTKVVVTGNNRTKSVLVGLQGVVKKAVGLGGWHWLVLTNGIEVKLQRNALSVIEAPTGNEDDDDLDFDNTQGNGSDMIFSFPASEDTRKPHKSKQRRQRSSRSSHKTMSWSLSSDSQSKSSGFTPPQNMKVDLSKLDMPTLLKYWRHFNLADAIPNPSKEQLIDLVQRHFMSQQMDELQVVVGFVQAAKRMKKACKLQSKEARNTDLNCIS from the exons ATGTTGGAAACTGCGTATAGCTCAGGATTACGGAAGATACAGAGCTTTTGTTGCGGGGAGAGCAGTAGCGAGGAGGAGCTATCGGTATTGCCACGTCATACGAAAGTGGTGGTGACTGGAAACAACCGTACGAAATCGGTGCTTGTTGGACTCCAAGGTGTTGTTAAAAAAGCTGTCGGTCTCGGTGGTTGGCATTGGCTG GTATTAACAAATGGGATAGAAGTGAAGTTGCAGAGGAATGCACTTAGTGTCATTGAAGCTCCTACTGGAAACGAAGATGACGATGATCTTGATTTCGATAACACGCAGGGGAATGGTTCTGATATGA TTTTTTCTTTTCCAGCATCTGAGGACACACGTAAGCCTCATAAGTCGAAGCAAAGAAGGCAGAGATCATCGCGGTCATCTCACAAGACCATGAGCTGGTCTCTATCATCTGACTCACAATCAAAAAGCTCGGGTTTTACTCCTCCTCAAAACATG AAGGTTGATCTTAGCAAACTAGACATGCCTACTTTACTGAAATATTGGCGACATTTCAACCTC GCGGATGCAATTCCAAATCCATCAAAGGAACAACTAATTGACCTTGTTCAGAGACACTTTATGTCTCAG CAAATGGATGAGCTTCAAGTTGTTGTGGGGTTCGTACAAGCAGCCAAGAGAATGAAGAAAGCGTGCAAGCTCCAATCAAAAGAAGCCAGAAACACTGATCTTAACTGCATCAGCTAA
- the LOC106307798 gene encoding uncharacterized protein LOC106307798 isoform X3, which produces MLETAYSSGLRKIQSFCCGESSSEEELSVLPRHTKVVVTGNNRTKSVLVGLQGVVKKAVGLGGWHWLVLTNGIEVKLQRNALSVIEAPTGNEDDDDLDFDNTQGNGSDMTSEDTRKPHKSKQRRQRSSRSSHKTMSWSLSSDSQSKSSGFTPPQNMKVDLSKLDMPTLLKYWRHFNLADAIPNPSKEQLIDLVQRHFMSQQMDELQVVVGFVQAAKRMKKACKLQSKEARNTDLNCIS; this is translated from the exons ATGTTGGAAACTGCGTATAGCTCAGGATTACGGAAGATACAGAGCTTTTGTTGCGGGGAGAGCAGTAGCGAGGAGGAGCTATCGGTATTGCCACGTCATACGAAAGTGGTGGTGACTGGAAACAACCGTACGAAATCGGTGCTTGTTGGACTCCAAGGTGTTGTTAAAAAAGCTGTCGGTCTCGGTGGTTGGCATTGGCTG GTATTAACAAATGGGATAGAAGTGAAGTTGCAGAGGAATGCACTTAGTGTCATTGAAGCTCCTACTGGAAACGAAGATGACGATGATCTTGATTTCGATAACACGCAGGGGAATGGTTCTGATATGA CATCTGAGGACACACGTAAGCCTCATAAGTCGAAGCAAAGAAGGCAGAGATCATCGCGGTCATCTCACAAGACCATGAGCTGGTCTCTATCATCTGACTCACAATCAAAAAGCTCGGGTTTTACTCCTCCTCAAAACATG AAGGTTGATCTTAGCAAACTAGACATGCCTACTTTACTGAAATATTGGCGACATTTCAACCTC GCGGATGCAATTCCAAATCCATCAAAGGAACAACTAATTGACCTTGTTCAGAGACACTTTATGTCTCAG CAAATGGATGAGCTTCAAGTTGTTGTGGGGTTCGTACAAGCAGCCAAGAGAATGAAGAAAGCGTGCAAGCTCCAATCAAAAGAAGCCAGAAACACTGATCTTAACTGCATCAGCTAA
- the LOC106307798 gene encoding uncharacterized protein LOC106307798 isoform X4, which translates to MLETAYSSGLRKIQSFCCGESSSEEELSVLPRHTKVVVTGNNRTKSVLVGLQGVVKKAVGLGGWHWLVLTNGIEVKLQRNALSVIEAPTGNEDDDDLDFDNTQGNGSDMTSEDTRKPHKSKQRRQRSSRSSHKTMSWSLSSDSQSKSSGFTPPQNMVDLSKLDMPTLLKYWRHFNLADAIPNPSKEQLIDLVQRHFMSQQMDELQVVVGFVQAAKRMKKACKLQSKEARNTDLNCIS; encoded by the exons ATGTTGGAAACTGCGTATAGCTCAGGATTACGGAAGATACAGAGCTTTTGTTGCGGGGAGAGCAGTAGCGAGGAGGAGCTATCGGTATTGCCACGTCATACGAAAGTGGTGGTGACTGGAAACAACCGTACGAAATCGGTGCTTGTTGGACTCCAAGGTGTTGTTAAAAAAGCTGTCGGTCTCGGTGGTTGGCATTGGCTG GTATTAACAAATGGGATAGAAGTGAAGTTGCAGAGGAATGCACTTAGTGTCATTGAAGCTCCTACTGGAAACGAAGATGACGATGATCTTGATTTCGATAACACGCAGGGGAATGGTTCTGATATGA CATCTGAGGACACACGTAAGCCTCATAAGTCGAAGCAAAGAAGGCAGAGATCATCGCGGTCATCTCACAAGACCATGAGCTGGTCTCTATCATCTGACTCACAATCAAAAAGCTCGGGTTTTACTCCTCCTCAAAACATG GTTGATCTTAGCAAACTAGACATGCCTACTTTACTGAAATATTGGCGACATTTCAACCTC GCGGATGCAATTCCAAATCCATCAAAGGAACAACTAATTGACCTTGTTCAGAGACACTTTATGTCTCAG CAAATGGATGAGCTTCAAGTTGTTGTGGGGTTCGTACAAGCAGCCAAGAGAATGAAGAAAGCGTGCAAGCTCCAATCAAAAGAAGCCAGAAACACTGATCTTAACTGCATCAGCTAA